Part of the Engraulis encrasicolus isolate BLACKSEA-1 chromosome 1, IST_EnEncr_1.0, whole genome shotgun sequence genome, ttgttagtcagttagcaacttgagtagttgtcaatgggaaattgcattgcaaacaacaaagtagctaaaatAGTTAGCAAatacggttttgagaaatgccccccTGGTTGGTTATCACGCAGATGGttgaagttgagcggaaatgcacaagTGTCTGCGTGACTAACTCTGTGGTACTTTTGCTTGAGTAGGACTCCAGCAATGGAAAATTACTGTACTTTTTCATCATCATGTGCCCCTGCTCCTTCATGCTCAAAGGGTGAAGTAGATGTGGTTTTCACATATCAAAGAAGCCCTGAAGCACTGACAGTGAAACCCAACCCACTACAATACCTCTGCTCACAGAGGGCACGCAGACTAGTGCCACAGAAGTGATCACTGAACGTAAAGCAGGTGGACACCGTTTAAAGTGCAAACGGTAACCTCTCTCCACTGTATTCAGAATCCAGAGGGGTCTGTGCATTTTGCCCAGAAGTGCAAGCAACGGGCCATTGGCATGACGGGCAAATCGGGCGCCTGAGTCCCCATGGGCCTGCAGGCTGTCGGCACAGTGCCGTAAGGGTACGGATGGAGCAACCCCAACTGGGGGGGTCCAGACCCACCTGCTCATTGGGGTGTATTTTTGGTTCATGTGGTGCGCTACACAAAGTAGGCCCAAATGACCGTACGCAGATCGGACATTGGAGGCCCTGGGTGCACCGCGTCAGACGTAGTGAAGACCGTTAGGCGTCTCTCACACAACTTTGGGGAGAACTTAGGGAGGAATGCTGCGCGCTAGCCGTGAGACTGCTGGGGCACCGGACTAAGCCTAAGCATCTCCAGAGGGAAACGGTCCTTGGGGGGCCAGCTGGTTTCGCTCGGAAAGGCATGTGCCACCCCGTTGAGGCGTGCCTAGTCGTGCTAGGCTACCGTCGTTTATTATCCTCATGCCCGCTGTCAATTCTgatggttaatgaaacatttgaTACGACAGAAAATAAAACAGCATTAaacttttattttaaataaaaataaagggtCCGACATGAAGCTGGCCAAAAACAGACCGTTTCTTGGGGAAGCAGTTTCCTGCAGTGATGAGTAAGAACGCTGTCCTTATCTTCCAGCTGTTTATAAAAATgaagagggatgggggggggtgggcgGTGCACACAAGGCACAATGCAATTACcattgttttgaaatgaagtgCCTTAAACTGTTACAGCAGCCTTTTAGTGACTTTGGGCCCGGAGCAAACCTGGAGTAATTATTAAACCATGTCATATGGTCTATTAATACTATAAACCTGGAGTAATTATTAAacctgtatgaatctgaaaacataatgtagAATAATActaaaaagtgaatatggaagacgtttgctgcgatattctaatgttggttatcGAGGTGGtgctcggagagctcaatattttctcgggtggtacttcacacaaaaagtttgagaaccactggtctattagTCATTACTTTGCAATGTCTCCATATAACATTACCAGAATCTTTCTTCAAGGCCAGTGCTGACTTTCCCTGACACAACAcagtattgactctgccctgatgaaagccactccttggccgaaacatgttgccgttcttaacttttctacaatgctttagccatttaataaagctattttaacttttttgggaagagtgccttggatactttgtTTCTTTTACACCATTGACAACATTGACTTTGGACCAGGGCCAACATTTGTTTTGGCAATGCCATCGTGAGCCATGGCCATGCTTTTTCTACAGAGGAAAAAGTTTTGCTATTATATTATAAATGTTGTCTAACATAAAAGCATTTAAGTTCATATAATTTAATTTAAAACAATTTTCTATGCATGCGTATCTATGATTGCTGTATCTCCTGGCATCTGCTGTAATGTATACAATTGTCGGTTGTTTATTCTTATGGGTGACATTTATTTCGTTTCATTAGCTGAAGATTGCTAGCTAGTAGCTATCGATGCAAAATGTCATTGTCAGAAGCCATGAAAAGTTGATTTCGAATGAAGAACCCCCAAAGAATAATGGAAGCTAAGTTTCATTCATCCTGCCTGCATTTACTAATGCTACACTGATGTGTCTCATTTGCTACGGTTACATactgccattcagacataccgccattccgacattgactttttattgcaggaaccatttttccagcttgcaggaactgttttcagaccctacctgtaaaGGGCATTTGTAACgggacaaaattagacactaaattatacactaatcctgtaattgcgctggcactctctccacttccgctcatgtagcaacattgttgcaaatgtcaattgagttagaacgttgttcacacacctttaagtacttgcaacaatgttaaaATGACTCGGAATGGCTCGAAATGACAATTAAATACTGTCGAAGTGGCGGTATGtcagaatggcggttgccccccattTGCTACAAGGTCATTGCTGTTTGTAAAGCATACACTGTTAAAAGACACCATGAGACAAAGTATGGCCACTTCAAAAACACACATCCTACCAGAAAAATGAAAACCTTGGAGGCTGAGTATGCACACAGCAGCAACATTTGGATTCAGTCACTCGCTGCTATTTCAGCTTTTTATATTTTCAGCTTTTTTATACTTTCTGTTCTTGTTTTTTGCAGATATCACAATCAAGAAATCAATATGGTGGAGCACTGGTGTCACCGGTGGACGATACTGGCTGCTGTTCTTGTTTGCCTCACCCTGTTCGGAAGCCTGCTCGTCCAACGGCCTTCACTGCTCAACACATTCCAAAGACCTGAATCAGGCCTGCCCAAGGTTCTTGTTAATAGCACAACCACGACTGTCCTAGTGTGGTACTGGGCTTTTGGATATTCAGAGCACTTGCATGGCAATGTGTGCCAAGATAGGTTTGGCATACCTGACTGCATTTTGTCAGATGATCGGTCACTGTTCCCTCAGGCAAATTTTGTCATTTTCCACAACCGTGAGCTGGTCAGCGGACAACAAAAGTTGCCCTTGCATTTGCCCCGCCCACAGCAGCAGGGGTGGGTGTGGTTCTCCAAGGAAAGCCCAGCCAATAATGGCAATTTGAGGCCTTTTGCTGGGCAATTTAACTACACGATGTCTTACAGACATGATGCAGACTTTTTTACACCATATGGCTGGTTACGCCGACGAGAGGGGGGAACCGGAATGACAGTCGATGATTTTATTCCCAAAAATAAGTCTTCTTTGGCCTGCTGGGTTGTGAGCAATTACCAAGCCCATCATGAGCGAGCAAAGGTGTACAATAAACTGAAGGAAGTCATAAAAGTAAATGTTTATGGTGGAGCAGTCGGCCCACGCCTGGATGGTGAGCAACTGTTACCCACCATATCTCGTTGCCACTTCTATCTGTCTTTTGAGAACTCTATCTTCCAGGACTACATCACAGAGAAGTTGTGGAAGAATGCATTTTTGGGTGGAGCTGTGCCTGTAGTTTTAGGCCCATCCCGGCAGAACTATGAGGCCATGATACCAAAAGATTCCTTTATTCATGTGGACGACTTCAGTTCCGTAGAGGAGCTTGGAACATTCCTCAAGATACTGGCTGAGGATAGGGAACGCTATGCCTCATATTTCAAATGGAAACTAAATTACACGGTGGAAACATATAGCCACTGGTTGGTGGAACCATATTGTGAAATCTGCACAAAACGCACCACCTTACAAACACCCAAGGTTTATTGGAATTTACAAAATTGGGAATGGAAATAAAATTAGAAAGTGTCCTTCTTGTCCAGCTTCATCTTTTTACATGTTCCCATTTCAATGAACTATGTTTACGATCATGTGTCTGAAATTCTCTATCACATAATATGTTTCGATGTTGGTTTGAGTTGAGTTTTACGTTTGTCTTCCTATcaatttcaaaacattcagtTCTTACATTTTATGAATAATGTAGAGACAACAGCCATTAAAACCAAGCAAAATTATTGTAATTATTGTTTGGCGATTGTTGTTTGACCATTCAGAACAACACGGCCCCTTCGCTATCGGATTTTAATCTGGAGTGTTCTCACTTTTATAAGTACATCtgtattacccctgcactgcaacatctccactggctccctatcaaatatagaattcatttta contains:
- the LOC134445194 gene encoding alpha-(1,3)-fucosyltransferase 7-like, producing MVEHWCHRWTILAAVLVCLTLFGSLLVQRPSLLNTFQRPESGLPKVLVNSTTTTVLVWYWAFGYSEHLHGNVCQDRFGIPDCILSDDRSLFPQANFVIFHNRELVSGQQKLPLHLPRPQQQGWVWFSKESPANNGNLRPFAGQFNYTMSYRHDADFFTPYGWLRRREGGTGMTVDDFIPKNKSSLACWVVSNYQAHHERAKVYNKLKEVIKVNVYGGAVGPRLDGEQLLPTISRCHFYLSFENSIFQDYITEKLWKNAFLGGAVPVVLGPSRQNYEAMIPKDSFIHVDDFSSVEELGTFLKILAEDRERYASYFKWKLNYTVETYSHWLVEPYCEICTKRTTLQTPKVYWNLQNWEWK